A part of Halobaculum sp. MBLA0143 genomic DNA contains:
- a CDS encoding complex I subunit 5 family protein, whose amino-acid sequence MSVAGDPLVVAPVLIALSTAILSLLARLDLRLQRAVSLLGGVGYTVAVALLFERVVLQGSGVLPYYLSNWPAPYGITFVADGLSASMLALSGVVTLPALVFALVSVSREGQRLSFHPLYHFMIAGVAGAFLTGDVFNLFVWFEVMLMASYVLVVFRSGPDETRAALSYVVLNLLGSAVMLVAIGGLYATTGTLNMAAMAERLANPAAYDVAVAPTLGLATLLLSVFALKAGVVPFHFWVPAAYDAAPDPVTAVLAGVVKKVGVYAVIRLFFTVFAAAEYANGSALDYVGPILLVTAVASTVYGGVAAIGRDRLSELLAFSSIAQIGFVIVPLGVVALAPATAVPASAPGETLAAFGVAAALVYAFNHAIAKALLFLVVGTLRDAVGSADFSELGGLARRTPVLAAGFLLGGLSLIGVPPLVGFFGKLLVFRVAVVGGAAGSGVAATLAWLGLAATLVGAVFTIAYVTRAWNAVFWGDPSGRVETFVPDRWRAGGPDPTGAAADGGYTTTGSRTLVVEVAVVVSLAVALVGFGVGAEFVVDAAATAGDAATDTAGYVDAVLGAERVPVEAGGGEH is encoded by the coding sequence ATGAGTGTCGCCGGCGACCCGCTCGTCGTCGCGCCCGTGTTGATCGCGCTGTCGACGGCGATCCTCTCGTTGCTCGCCCGCCTGGATCTCCGACTCCAGCGTGCGGTGAGCCTGCTGGGCGGGGTCGGCTACACCGTCGCCGTCGCGCTGTTGTTCGAACGGGTCGTGCTCCAGGGGTCGGGCGTGTTGCCGTACTACCTCTCGAACTGGCCGGCCCCGTACGGGATCACGTTCGTCGCCGACGGGCTGTCGGCGTCGATGCTGGCGCTGTCGGGCGTCGTGACGCTGCCGGCGCTCGTGTTCGCCCTCGTGTCCGTCTCTCGGGAGGGCCAACGCCTCTCGTTCCACCCGCTGTACCACTTCATGATCGCCGGCGTGGCGGGCGCGTTCCTCACCGGCGACGTGTTCAACCTGTTCGTCTGGTTCGAGGTGATGCTGATGGCCAGCTACGTGCTCGTCGTGTTCCGGTCCGGTCCCGACGAGACCCGGGCGGCGCTGTCGTACGTCGTGCTCAACCTGTTGGGCAGCGCGGTGATGCTCGTCGCGATCGGCGGGCTGTACGCCACGACCGGCACACTCAACATGGCGGCGATGGCCGAACGGCTCGCCAACCCGGCGGCGTACGACGTCGCAGTCGCGCCGACGCTCGGGCTGGCGACGCTGCTGTTGTCCGTGTTCGCGCTGAAGGCCGGGGTCGTCCCGTTCCACTTCTGGGTGCCGGCGGCGTACGACGCCGCCCCGGACCCCGTGACGGCCGTGCTCGCCGGCGTGGTGAAGAAGGTGGGCGTGTACGCCGTGATCCGGTTGTTCTTCACCGTGTTCGCGGCCGCGGAGTACGCCAACGGCTCGGCGTTGGACTACGTCGGCCCGATCCTACTCGTCACGGCCGTCGCCTCCACCGTCTACGGCGGGGTCGCGGCGATCGGCCGCGACCGACTGTCGGAGCTGTTGGCGTTCTCCTCGATCGCCCAGATCGGGTTCGTGATCGTCCCGTTGGGCGTGGTCGCGCTCGCGCCGGCGACGGCCGTCCCGGCGTCGGCGCCCGGCGAGACGCTGGCGGCGTTCGGCGTCGCCGCCGCGCTCGTGTACGCGTTCAACCACGCGATCGCGAAGGCGCTCCTGTTCCTGGTGGTCGGCACGCTCCGGGACGCCGTCGGGTCGGCCGACTTCTCGGAGCTGGGCGGGCTCGCCCGCCGGACGCCCGTGCTCGCGGCGGGGTTCCTGCTGGGCGGCCTGTCGCTGATCGGCGTCCCACCGTTGGTCGGCTTCTTCGGCAAGCTGCTCGTGTTCCGGGTCGCAGTCGTCGGCGGTGCCGCCGGGAGCGGCGTCGCCGCGACCCTCGCGTGGCTCGGACTCGCGGCGACGCTCGTCGGGGCCGTGTTCACGATCGCGTACGTCACCCGGGCGTGGAACGCCGTCTTCTGGGGTGACCCGTCCGGGCGGGTGGAGACGTTCGTCCCCGACCGGTGGCGCGCTGGCGGGCCCGACCCGACGGGCGCGGCCGCCGACGGCGGCTACACGACGACGGGGAGTCGGACGTTGGTCGTTGAGGTGGCCGTGGTGGTATCGCTGGCGGTCGCGCTCGTCGGCTTCGGCGTCGGCGCGGAGTTCGTCGTCGACGCGGCCGCGACCGCCGGCGACGCCGCGACGGACACCGCGGGCTACGTCGACGCCGTGCTCGGCGCCGAGCGTGTGCCGGTCGAGGCCGGCGGAGGTGAACACTGA
- a CDS encoding amidohydrolase family protein: protein MSTIVIEGGTVADADGTVVADVAVDTEAGEILAVGDVSGAVEAATTVTRLDATGQFVAPGLVDAHVHLQMDGRPDTQSGRHEPRDSYAYTAASNLRTAVENGVTTVRDLGATGEVAIQAREAVADGRLVGPRVCACGRTVVVTGGHTHWSGREADGPAEVRKAAREQLKRGADVVKCMATGGVLTEGAKTEATELTPAELEALVDAASAKGVPTAAHAHGKAGIVNAAEAGITSVEHGTYMDREAAATMAEHDTYWVPTASALRGIVDNADAEGGIPADAVEKAERAAEVFATSFEHAAAEGVEIAMGTDAGTPFNHVSEIPTELQYMVEYGMEPAAALEAATVTAAELCGVGDVGLIEAGYAADLVVLPANPREDPAAYEELSAVIADGQQVV from the coding sequence ATGTCAACGATTGTGATAGAAGGCGGGACGGTCGCGGACGCAGACGGGACAGTCGTGGCGGACGTGGCGGTCGACACGGAGGCGGGAGAGATTCTCGCAGTCGGTGACGTGTCGGGAGCAGTCGAGGCGGCGACGACGGTGACGCGGCTGGACGCGACCGGACAGTTCGTCGCGCCGGGGCTCGTGGACGCTCACGTCCACCTCCAGATGGACGGTCGGCCGGACACCCAGTCCGGTCGCCACGAGCCGCGGGACAGTTACGCGTACACCGCGGCGTCGAACCTCCGGACGGCCGTCGAGAACGGGGTGACGACCGTCCGAGACCTGGGGGCGACCGGCGAGGTGGCGATCCAGGCCCGAGAGGCGGTCGCCGACGGCCGGCTCGTCGGGCCGCGGGTGTGCGCCTGTGGCCGGACGGTCGTCGTCACCGGCGGGCACACCCACTGGAGCGGTCGGGAGGCGGACGGTCCGGCGGAGGTCCGCAAGGCCGCCCGCGAACAGCTGAAACGCGGCGCGGACGTGGTGAAGTGTATGGCGACCGGCGGCGTCCTCACCGAGGGCGCCAAGACGGAGGCGACGGAGCTGACGCCCGCGGAGTTGGAAGCGCTCGTCGACGCCGCGTCGGCGAAGGGGGTGCCGACGGCCGCCCACGCTCACGGGAAGGCGGGGATCGTGAACGCCGCCGAGGCCGGGATCACGAGCGTCGAGCACGGGACGTACATGGACCGGGAGGCGGCCGCGACGATGGCAGAACACGACACCTACTGGGTGCCGACCGCCTCCGCCCTCCGCGGGATCGTCGACAACGCCGACGCCGAGGGGGGTATCCCGGCGGATGCGGTCGAGAAGGCGGAACGGGCCGCCGAGGTGTTCGCCACCTCTTTCGAGCACGCCGCCGCCGAAGGGGTCGAGATCGCAATGGGGACGGACGCCGGCACGCCGTTCAATCACGTCTCGGAGATTCCGACGGAGCTCCAGTACATGGTCGAGTACGGGATGGAGCCGGCAGCGGCGCTGGAGGCCGCAACTGTCACCGCTGCCGAACTGTGTGGCGTCGGCGACGTCGGACTGATCGAGGCGGGCTACGCCGCCGACCTGGTCGTCCTCCCGGCGAACCCACGCGAGGACCCGGCCGCCTACGAGGAACTGTCGGCGGTGATCGCCGACGGACAGCAGGTGGTCTGA
- the mnhG gene encoding monovalent cation/H(+) antiporter subunit G, which translates to MAGGSVTTGPPGLVGSLLVVVLLAVGVLFLVSGTVGLLRLPNVYNRLHATSKASTLGAASIALAAWVYFGPAGEGLKALVTILFLFVTAPTGGHLISRAAQRMGVEFEAGVRWPGHRDGEPEPPADGD; encoded by the coding sequence ATGGCGGGCGGAAGCGTCACGACGGGTCCGCCCGGGCTCGTCGGCTCGCTGCTCGTCGTCGTGCTCTTGGCGGTCGGGGTGTTGTTCCTCGTCTCCGGCACGGTCGGGCTGCTCCGGCTGCCGAACGTGTACAACCGGCTCCACGCCACCTCGAAGGCGTCGACGCTGGGTGCCGCCTCCATCGCGCTGGCGGCGTGGGTGTACTTCGGGCCGGCCGGCGAGGGGCTGAAGGCGCTCGTGACGATCCTGTTCCTGTTCGTCACGGCGCCGACCGGCGGGCACCTGATCTCCCGGGCCGCCCAACGGATGGGCGTCGAGTTCGAAGCCGGCGTGCGGTGGCCCGGCCACCGCGACGGCGAGCCGGAGCCGCCCGCAGACGGGGACTGA
- a CDS encoding monovalent cation/H+ antiporter complex subunit F has product MADPLPGPVTLELILTVALAIAALATLLAGYRVIVGPTTPDRVVGLDVIGTNVVAVAVVYAMATGRGYFLDVGLVLAIIGFISTVTVARYVTDGDIIE; this is encoded by the coding sequence ATGGCTGACCCGCTTCCGGGACCGGTGACGCTGGAGCTGATCCTGACAGTCGCGCTGGCGATCGCGGCGCTGGCGACGCTCCTGGCGGGCTACCGGGTGATCGTCGGCCCGACGACGCCGGACCGTGTGGTCGGGCTGGACGTGATCGGGACGAACGTCGTCGCCGTCGCGGTCGTGTACGCGATGGCGACGGGCCGGGGCTACTTCCTCGACGTGGGACTGGTCCTGGCGATCATCGGCTTCATCAGCACCGTCACCGTGGCGCGATACGTCACGGACGGGGACATCATCGAGTGA
- a CDS encoding universal stress protein: protein MEYERILLPVAGDGDVDPVVDHARSLAVALDAELLALHVVDPDDDGGTAAPGETGTVTEPRGADAVFEAVADHVDDAVPLERVTVTGDPGDAIVETVRDQDCDFVVMGTHNRQGLDRLVTGSVADHVGQAAAVPVTTIHVDD, encoded by the coding sequence ATGGAGTACGAGCGTATCCTGCTCCCGGTCGCCGGCGACGGCGACGTGGACCCGGTCGTCGACCACGCCCGCAGCCTCGCCGTCGCACTCGACGCCGAGCTTCTGGCGCTCCACGTCGTCGACCCGGACGACGACGGGGGGACCGCCGCGCCCGGGGAGACCGGCACCGTCACGGAACCACGCGGCGCAGACGCCGTCTTCGAGGCGGTCGCCGACCACGTCGACGACGCCGTCCCGTTGGAGCGTGTCACCGTAACCGGCGACCCGGGCGACGCCATCGTCGAGACCGTCCGGGACCAGGACTGTGACTTCGTCGTGATGGGCACCCACAACCGCCAGGGGCTCGACCGACTCGTCACCGGCAGCGTCGCCGACCACGTCGGTCAAGCCGCCGCCGTCCCCGTCACGACCATCCACGTCGACGACTGA
- a CDS encoding PQQ-binding-like beta-propeller repeat protein, which yields MRRRRFLRGVGVTAVAAAAGCGAADESQTRTVNPALAGTPTQSSTPTATATAWAAPASAVVPAVLLGGHVVVSRGPPEAPRVVGLDPADGSVDWRREYDAPVRADTDGRLLGLSSEIAADEPFGTLVDPETGRRLWRTDAVLGVEATTATRAVVELWRTDGRGPDRNAVLEADGLGDWGPVWRVRGDPRLFDGDRLYLTRMDGRVATVEARTTDGTVVWRRGWETTAGVAWLGHHDGHCVVAVGDTVRALSLSDGETRARASNRFGLDAAVVAGEERLYLGAGVPGGDGGGLLVLDTAGGRFDWQPLEAAARPVAVRDGPVVQFVDERGRWVASYDRSLSRRWRRGGTAVAEDDLGLYLAAGRRLAAVDDGGEVRWRVTPEVGSGSAPLDGLREREATRVRLGPALVVAGSRGMVSYDPRDGTERVRAEGLGPVRRVLPRQWLDRPTPPSGDRVVLVTGGAVHAVPV from the coding sequence GTGAGACGGAGACGGTTCCTGCGAGGGGTCGGCGTCACCGCGGTCGCCGCAGCCGCCGGCTGTGGCGCCGCCGACGAGTCACAGACCCGGACGGTCAACCCCGCGCTGGCCGGCACGCCGACCCAGTCGTCGACCCCGACGGCGACGGCCACGGCGTGGGCCGCGCCCGCCAGCGCCGTCGTCCCGGCGGTCCTGCTCGGGGGGCACGTGGTCGTCTCCCGTGGCCCGCCCGAGGCCCCTCGGGTCGTCGGCTTGGACCCGGCAGACGGGAGCGTCGACTGGCGCCGGGAGTACGACGCCCCCGTCCGGGCGGACACGGACGGGCGACTGCTCGGCTTGTCGAGCGAGATCGCCGCCGACGAGCCGTTCGGCACGCTCGTCGACCCCGAGACCGGGCGACGGCTGTGGCGGACGGACGCCGTCTTGGGGGTGGAGGCGACGACGGCGACGCGGGCGGTCGTCGAACTGTGGCGGACGGACGGCCGCGGGCCGGACCGTAACGCCGTCTTGGAGGCGGACGGGCTCGGCGACTGGGGGCCCGTCTGGCGCGTTCGAGGCGACCCACGGCTGTTCGACGGCGACCGGCTGTACCTCACCCGGATGGACGGCCGGGTGGCGACCGTCGAGGCGCGAACCACCGACGGGACGGTCGTCTGGCGGCGGGGCTGGGAGACGACTGCCGGGGTCGCCTGGCTGGGGCACCACGACGGCCACTGTGTCGTCGCCGTCGGCGACACGGTCAGGGCGCTGTCGCTCTCCGACGGCGAGACTCGCGCTCGGGCGAGCAACCGGTTCGGGCTGGACGCCGCCGTCGTCGCCGGGGAGGAACGGCTCTACCTCGGGGCGGGCGTCCCCGGCGGCGACGGCGGCGGACTGCTCGTGCTCGACACGGCAGGCGGACGGTTCGACTGGCAGCCGCTGGAGGCGGCCGCACGCCCGGTCGCCGTCCGCGACGGGCCGGTCGTCCAGTTCGTCGACGAACGCGGGCGGTGGGTGGCGTCGTACGACCGGTCGCTGTCCCGGCGGTGGCGCCGCGGCGGCACGGCGGTCGCCGAAGACGACCTCGGGCTCTACCTCGCCGCCGGCCGTCGGCTGGCCGCCGTCGACGACGGCGGCGAGGTGCGGTGGCGCGTCACCCCGGAGGTGGGGAGCGGGTCGGCACCGCTCGACGGGCTCCGCGAACGGGAGGCGACACGGGTCCGGCTCGGGCCGGCGCTCGTCGTCGCCGGCAGTCGGGGGATGGTCTCGTACGACCCCCGCGACGGGACGGAGCGCGTCCGGGCCGAGGGGCTCGGGCCGGTGCGGCGCGTGCTCCCGCGGCAGTGGCTGGACCGCCCGACGCCGCCGTCTGGCGACCGAGTCGTGCTCGTCACCGGCGGCGCGGTTCACGCCGTCCCGGTGTGA
- a CDS encoding MnhB domain-containing protein encodes MPIIVVTALALLFQGHNRPGGGFIGAVLTATAAVLVYVTFGLDYLQGLLIGPPTADGSHGATEWYRWLFAGGLAVAAGSGIVPMAAGSGFLTQGVAFVHGLPLYGELEVASALAFDLGVYGTVVGGLLTIVSEVGSE; translated from the coding sequence GTGCCGATCATCGTCGTGACGGCGCTGGCGCTGTTGTTCCAGGGCCACAACCGCCCGGGCGGCGGCTTCATCGGCGCGGTGTTGACCGCGACCGCCGCGGTGTTGGTGTACGTCACGTTCGGCCTGGACTACCTCCAGGGGTTGTTGATCGGGCCGCCGACCGCCGACGGCAGCCACGGCGCGACGGAGTGGTACCGGTGGCTGTTCGCCGGCGGCCTCGCGGTCGCGGCCGGCAGCGGGATCGTCCCGATGGCCGCCGGCTCCGGGTTCCTCACCCAGGGTGTGGCGTTCGTCCACGGACTCCCGTTGTACGGTGAACTAGAGGTAGCCAGCGCTCTCGCGTTCGACCTCGGAGTGTACGGCACCGTCGTCGGTGGACTCCTCACCATCGTCTCGGAGGTGGGTTCGGAGTGA
- a CDS encoding Na+/H+ antiporter subunit E yields the protein MMRRLIANTVFLAVLWLFVRGVPPTATRVAEEGLIGLAVGLPVAVGLRRFYGDTVTSRTLRVAPYALLYVATFLKELLIANLSVARIVLSPSLPIDPAVVEVPLRVQSDAAVTTIANSITLTPGTLTMDYDAATNTLIVHSLVVTDRETVLDPIRTWEDYALAIFDEELKPGDPVPDPRPETDGGRVGDPGGDTDPAGDGGETDG from the coding sequence CTGATGCGACGCCTGATCGCCAACACGGTGTTCCTGGCCGTGTTGTGGCTGTTCGTCCGCGGCGTGCCGCCGACGGCCACCCGGGTCGCCGAGGAGGGGTTGATCGGGCTGGCCGTCGGGCTGCCGGTCGCCGTCGGACTCCGACGGTTCTACGGCGACACCGTCACGAGCCGGACGCTCCGCGTGGCGCCGTACGCCCTGCTGTACGTCGCCACGTTCCTGAAGGAGCTGTTGATCGCCAACCTCTCGGTGGCCCGGATCGTGTTGTCGCCGTCGCTGCCGATCGACCCCGCGGTCGTGGAGGTCCCCCTGCGCGTCCAGTCGGACGCCGCCGTCACCACCATCGCAAACAGCATCACACTCACGCCGGGAACACTCACGATGGACTACGACGCCGCCACTAACACCCTGATCGTTCACAGTCTCGTCGTCACCGACCGCGAGACCGTGCTGGACCCGATCCGAACCTGGGAAGACTACGCGCTCGCCATCTTCGACGAGGAGCTGAAGCCGGGCGACCCCGTCCCCGATCCGCGGCCGGAGACGGACGGCGGTCGCGTCGGCGACCCCGGCGGCGACACAGACCCCGCCGGAGACGGAGGTGAGACGGATGGCTGA
- the mbhE gene encoding hydrogen gas-evolving membrane-bound hydrogenase subunit E, translated as MIETVLAVVFLPFLGAALAPAAYRVFGEQTAYYAAGVAAVCLGLVWRLYAAGVGLQGGTRYAVEWVPSLGVSLALYVDGLALLIAFLASGVGVLVLVYSGGYMHGEPGQAKYYATMLAFMGSMLGVALAGDLFALFTFWELTSLSSFLLIGHYTSADDSQYAARKSMLITVAGGLFMLAGFLVLAWAGGTTLIAGEGSLVAQAGSTGEQLRTAGLFVPALLLVGVGAATKSAQVPFHVWLPNAMEAPTPVSAFLHSATMVKAGVYLLGRFRPFFLPAEAETLVPEWSVVVLSLGLLTMTVAAVLAVAATDIKELLAYSTASHLGLITAGFGAANGLGAETGAFHVLNHASFKAALFLVAGIVAHEAGTRKIEHLRGLRHDLPVTAVIAGLASLSMAGLPPFNGFYSKELLFEATYEVGHAAGGAAWVFPVVAVLGSVFTFLYSVKFLSLFLGDRPETLGHVHRPPAAMLAPAAVLAVAVAAISADPNGAIRLLVGDVYASTVAGEAHSFSVKFPTKLKPAVVMSAITIGVGALLWPQYDRLHRGVRRLLAGPARANWWYDNGVNGLTTAGRRFSEWAQTGLVRTYAAWTVATTAVLALGAYLVAAVSIPALTPAAGLTPAFVIVLAVAVVGAAAVTGAPSHIAGVLTLSILGFMVAIFYILADAPDLALTQLVVETLVLVLFLLVLNRLPAFYGEPSRLRAIRDGAVATLVGATVFVTVVVSTSASPAEPLSEVLVSRANLPPGEHGAFFTDYGGGSNVVNVILVDLRATDTMGEIAVVAMAALAVLTLIRMRERGETQ; from the coding sequence GTGATAGAGACCGTCCTCGCCGTCGTCTTCCTCCCGTTCCTCGGGGCGGCGCTGGCTCCCGCGGCCTACCGGGTCTTCGGGGAGCAGACCGCCTACTACGCGGCCGGGGTGGCGGCGGTCTGTCTCGGGCTCGTCTGGCGGCTGTACGCCGCCGGCGTCGGCCTCCAGGGTGGGACGCGGTACGCCGTCGAGTGGGTCCCCTCGCTCGGAGTGTCGCTGGCCCTGTACGTCGACGGCCTCGCGCTCCTGATCGCATTCCTCGCCTCGGGTGTCGGCGTGCTCGTGCTCGTCTACTCCGGCGGCTACATGCACGGCGAACCCGGCCAGGCGAAGTACTACGCCACGATGCTGGCGTTCATGGGGTCGATGCTGGGCGTGGCGCTCGCGGGCGACCTGTTCGCCCTGTTCACGTTCTGGGAGCTGACGAGTCTCTCGTCGTTCCTGTTGATCGGCCACTACACGTCGGCCGACGACTCCCAGTACGCCGCCCGGAAGTCGATGCTGATCACGGTCGCCGGCGGGCTGTTCATGCTGGCGGGCTTCCTCGTGTTGGCGTGGGCCGGCGGGACGACCCTGATCGCCGGCGAGGGGTCGTTGGTCGCACAGGCCGGCTCCACCGGGGAGCAGCTGCGGACTGCCGGGCTGTTCGTCCCCGCGCTCCTCCTGGTCGGGGTCGGCGCGGCGACGAAGTCCGCGCAGGTGCCCTTCCACGTCTGGCTGCCGAACGCGATGGAAGCGCCCACGCCCGTCTCGGCGTTCCTCCACTCCGCGACGATGGTGAAGGCGGGCGTCTACCTCCTGGGCCGGTTCCGGCCGTTCTTCCTGCCCGCCGAAGCCGAGACGCTCGTCCCGGAGTGGTCCGTGGTCGTGCTCTCTCTGGGGCTGCTGACGATGACCGTCGCGGCCGTCCTCGCGGTGGCGGCGACGGACATCAAGGAACTGTTGGCGTACTCGACGGCCTCGCACCTCGGACTGATCACCGCCGGCTTCGGCGCCGCGAACGGGCTGGGTGCCGAGACGGGGGCGTTCCACGTCCTCAACCACGCCTCGTTCAAGGCGGCTCTGTTCCTCGTCGCCGGAATCGTCGCCCACGAGGCCGGCACCCGAAAGATCGAACACCTCCGGGGGCTGCGTCACGACCTCCCCGTGACGGCCGTGATCGCCGGGCTCGCCTCGCTGTCGATGGCCGGGCTGCCGCCGTTCAACGGCTTCTACTCCAAGGAACTGCTGTTCGAGGCCACCTACGAGGTGGGTCACGCCGCCGGCGGGGCGGCGTGGGTGTTCCCGGTCGTCGCCGTCCTCGGGAGCGTGTTCACCTTCCTCTACTCCGTGAAGTTCCTCTCCCTGTTCCTGGGCGACCGCCCGGAGACGCTGGGACACGTCCACCGCCCGCCGGCGGCGATGCTGGCGCCGGCGGCCGTGCTCGCGGTCGCCGTCGCGGCCATCAGCGCCGACCCGAACGGCGCCATCCGGTTGTTGGTCGGTGACGTGTACGCCAGCACCGTCGCCGGGGAGGCACACTCCTTCTCGGTGAAGTTCCCGACGAAGCTGAAGCCCGCGGTCGTGATGTCGGCGATCACCATCGGCGTCGGCGCACTGCTGTGGCCCCAGTACGACCGACTCCACCGCGGCGTCCGCCGGCTGCTGGCCGGCCCCGCCCGGGCGAACTGGTGGTACGACAACGGCGTGAACGGACTGACGACGGCCGGCCGGCGGTTCTCCGAGTGGGCCCAGACCGGACTCGTCCGGACGTACGCCGCCTGGACCGTGGCGACGACGGCCGTGCTCGCCTTGGGGGCGTACCTCGTCGCCGCGGTGTCGATCCCGGCACTGACGCCCGCCGCGGGGCTGACCCCTGCGTTCGTGATCGTGTTGGCGGTCGCGGTCGTCGGCGCGGCCGCCGTCACCGGCGCGCCGTCCCACATCGCCGGCGTGCTCACGCTGTCGATCCTGGGGTTCATGGTGGCGATCTTCTACATCCTCGCGGACGCGCCGGACCTGGCGCTGACGCAGTTGGTCGTGGAGACGTTGGTGCTCGTCCTGTTCCTGCTCGTGTTGAACCGGCTGCCGGCGTTCTACGGCGAACCGTCGCGGCTGCGGGCGATCCGAGACGGCGCCGTGGCGACGCTCGTCGGCGCGACCGTGTTCGTCACGGTCGTCGTCTCGACGAGCGCGTCGCCGGCCGAGCCGTTGTCGGAGGTGCTCGTCTCGCGGGCCAACCTCCCGCCGGGCGAACACGGTGCGTTCTTCACGGACTACGGCGGCGGCTCGAACGTCGTCAACGTGATCTTAGTGGACCTGCGGGCGACCGACACGATGGGCGAGATCGCCGTCGTGGCGATGGCGGCACTCGCGGTGTTGACGCTGATCCGGATGCGGGAACGAGGTGAGACACAGTGA
- a CDS encoding sodium:proton antiporter, translated as MTQWLLAAVLGTLFSLGTYLVLRRDVVRVVWGVAIVSQSANVYLVTMGGFLGPAPIGDFRTAAAPTDPLVQALVLTAIVIGFGTTALALVLTYRVYEEHGTIDVYELGGEGL; from the coding sequence GTGACCCAGTGGCTGCTCGCGGCCGTGCTCGGGACGTTGTTCTCCCTCGGGACGTACCTCGTCCTCCGGCGGGACGTGGTGCGTGTCGTCTGGGGTGTCGCTATCGTCTCGCAGTCGGCCAACGTCTACCTCGTCACGATGGGTGGGTTCCTCGGCCCGGCCCCCATCGGCGACTTCCGGACGGCGGCGGCCCCGACGGACCCGTTGGTCCAGGCGCTCGTGTTGACTGCCATCGTCATCGGCTTCGGGACGACTGCGCTCGCGCTCGTGTTGACCTACCGGGTGTACGAGGAACACGGCACCATCGACGTGTACGAACTCGGGGGTGAGGGGCTGTGA
- a CDS encoding carotenoid oxygenase family protein, with translation MSHRLGFETQDEEHTGESLPVSGSLPDWLVGRLIRNGPGQFEAGETELRHWFDPLAMLRAFRIDGRTDSVTYTNRFVRSEDFEYARQEGGVRRMLPGTPPDRPVWTRLRHSLSGAFQDNPSIGVANFGNTVTAITESPVGVRVAADGLETTGRRDLTTGLDADFTLGHPHYDPDREVFVNLAVSYGRGATYTLFERDPQTTAVEPICELPFDDAPYAHSFALTDEFAVLAAIPYGLDTTQLLTGALSGGTFVDAVTSFEDGIGGETETRDARFVVVDRETGEVRREVPADPFFVYHHANAYRDGDDLLVDMVAYDDERAMTRLTVSNLASDDPDVPAGDFVRYRVPLDDGRATYETLYEGQVEFPTFDYPTRLGESYRYCYLAANADGSSLPTRLVKYDLREGSTTTWTPEGEGYPGEPLFEAAPGADGEDTGVIVTTVLDADAERTDLVVLDARDMTERARAMGVHRLPYGFHGQFYRDGNRVRSMA, from the coding sequence GTGTCGCACAGACTCGGGTTCGAGACGCAAGACGAGGAGCACACCGGGGAGTCGCTGCCGGTGTCGGGGTCGCTGCCGGACTGGCTCGTCGGCCGGCTGATCCGCAACGGTCCCGGGCAGTTCGAGGCCGGCGAGACGGAACTGCGCCACTGGTTCGACCCGCTCGCCATGCTCCGGGCGTTCCGGATCGACGGGCGGACGGACAGCGTCACCTACACGAACCGGTTCGTCCGCAGCGAAGACTTCGAGTACGCCCGGCAGGAGGGGGGCGTCCGGCGAATGCTCCCGGGGACGCCCCCGGACCGACCCGTCTGGACGCGACTACGTCACAGCCTCAGCGGGGCGTTCCAGGACAACCCCTCTATCGGCGTGGCCAACTTCGGGAACACCGTCACGGCGATCACGGAGTCGCCGGTCGGTGTCCGCGTCGCCGCCGACGGCCTGGAGACGACCGGTCGGCGCGACCTGACGACCGGGCTGGACGCCGACTTCACGCTGGGTCACCCCCACTACGACCCCGACCGTGAGGTGTTCGTCAACCTCGCGGTGTCGTACGGCCGCGGGGCGACGTACACCCTGTTCGAGCGCGACCCACAGACGACGGCCGTCGAGCCGATCTGCGAGCTGCCGTTCGACGACGCGCCGTACGCCCACTCGTTCGCGCTCACCGACGAGTTCGCCGTGCTGGCGGCGATCCCGTACGGGTTGGACACGACGCAGTTGCTGACGGGTGCTCTCTCCGGCGGGACGTTCGTCGACGCCGTCACGTCGTTCGAGGACGGAATCGGCGGCGAGACGGAGACGAGAGACGCCCGGTTCGTCGTGGTCGACCGCGAGACCGGCGAGGTCCGGCGGGAGGTGCCGGCGGACCCGTTCTTCGTCTACCACCACGCGAACGCCTACCGCGACGGCGACGACCTCCTGGTGGACATGGTCGCGTACGACGACGAACGGGCGATGACGCGGCTCACCGTGTCCAACCTGGCGAGTGACGACCCGGACGTGCCCGCCGGCGACTTCGTTCGCTACCGGGTGCCGTTGGACGACGGCCGGGCGACCTACGAGACGCTGTACGAGGGCCAGGTGGAGTTCCCCACGTTCGACTACCCGACGAGGCTCGGGGAGTCGTACCGCTACTGTTACCTCGCGGCCAACGCCGACGGCTCCAGTCTCCCGACGCGGCTCGTCAAGTACGACTTACGAGAGGGGTCGACGACGACCTGGACACCCGAGGGGGAGGGGTACCCCGGGGAGCCGTTGTTCGAGGCCGCGCCGGGCGCCGACGGGGAAGACACCGGCGTGATCGTCACGACCGTGCTGGACGCCGACGCCGAGCGGACGGACCTCGTCGTGTTGGACGCCCGGGACATGACGGAGCGTGCCCGCGCGATGGGAGTCCACCGGCTGCCGTACGGCTTCCACGGCCAGTTCTACCGGGACGGCAACCGCGTCCGGAGTATGGCGTGA